Genomic segment of Gemmatimonadota bacterium:
GGGCGGCAACGCCTTTGATGCAGCAGTGGCGACCAGTATGGCATGCTGCATGTTACAGCCACAATCTACGGGTGTGGGAGGTTATGTACTGTGTGCCGTGATCCTGGAAGGCGCCACGGGCCAAGTCTGGTCGATAGACGCCAATTCAATTTCGCCCAAAGCGGCTCACGAACACATGTACACTATCCTGCCAACGCGTACCCCCGGAGGCATCAATGAAAAAGAATACAACTGCAGCGTAAAGGACAATGCCAACGTCCATGGACCTCTCGCCATTGGTCCCCCGGGTATGATGGCAGGCATGGGCACCATTTGGGAAAAGTGGGGAAAACTCAAATGGTCCGATGTGGTAGCACCATCGCTGAAGCTACTCGAAGATGGCTTTCTCTTTGGTTCTACTGCAGGGGCGATCAAAAATCTCCAAGCCGTGATCCGCAGATTTGAAGCAACAGAAAAACACCTGATGCCCGAGGGACGTGTCCCAACAGCAGATGACATCTGGCACCGTCGCGATATGGAAAAAACCCTTGCAAGAGTTTCAGAAGCCGGATGGCAGGATTTCTACACGGGGGAAATCGGCAATAAAATAGTAGATCACGTTCAGGCCACTGGCGGTATTTTGACAATGGAAGATATGGCTGCCTTCAAACCAGGCGTGACCGAACCATATACCACGACCTACCGCGAGGCATCCGTACATGGTGCAATTCTGCCCAACGGCGGATTGTCCAGCTTGCAACTGCTCAACATGTGGGAATGCTTCGATCCCCTGCCGGAAGACACGGTCGAATACTGGCACCGATTCGCCGAGCTACTCAAGCTGGTCTGGCGAGATCGCCTTCTCCATCTCGCAGATCCAAACCATGTGGATGTACCGATTGAGCGACTGCTGAGCAAAGATTATGCAGCCGGTCGCGTGGAAACACTGCGCCAGTTTCCCAATGCAGTAGATCAGCTTGTGCCACCGCCAATGGGTGATTCAAATGATGGTACGCTCCACGTCTCTTCCGCAGATGCCGAAGGAAATGTGGCGGCCGTAACAATTTCTCAAGGCGGCGCTTTCGGCTCCCTTGTTACGGTACCCGATACAGGCATCATTCTGGGACATGGAATGTGCAGGTTAGATCCCAGGCCTGGGCGCAAAAATTCCGTGGCTTCGCTCAAGCGACCACTGAACAATACAGTTCCGCTCATCATTCAGCTACCAGATCGGGATGTGGCGACCGGAATGCCAGGTGGCAGGCGTATCATCTCGGCGTATCATCTCTGTGAACGCGCGTGCGGCCCAAAAAATCGTCGATTACGGCGCAACATCCTTCGAGGCTGTCAGTGGTCCAAGGATGCATGTACAAACCCACGAGCCGGTAAGTGTGACCCGTGCCTTGCCCGATGATATTGTGAATGGATTGATCGAAATGGGCCACGAAATCACATCGGTCAACAGTCTGGGCGGCGGGATCCACTGCGCGGAGTTTCTAAAAGCAGAAGGAACCGTCCGGGCAGGCGGCAATACATGGTCTGCTGGAAGTGATCCATAAATTCAAAGCGCTTCGAGATCTGGTCCTGACGGATGAACCAGAATCCAATGCTCCCTGCCTTTGGGCCTAAAAATTTTGCCCGTGTTTTTGGCAATAATCACAAATGATAGGCAAAAAGACATCGGCATATTTCTCAAGTTTCACAGGACCGACACCGGAAACCTGCCCGAATGCTTCCACCGATTGTGGTAATTGGGCAGCCATTGCTCGCAACGTCCTGTCGTGAAAAACAACGAACGCTGGTACGTGTTCAGCCTCCGATAACTCTCTGCGTTTAGTGCGAAGTTGCTCGAAAAGTTCATGACTATATTCGTTTGATTCTTCGGATGTCGTATCCTGAACAGGTTCTTCAGTTATGTGGTCTGCCGATTCCACAGGAAATCCCCAAAACTGCATTTTGCCTCTGATCACCTCACGCCCATTATGCCTCAGCTTGAGACTGCCGTGTTGTAGATCTCGATAGAGAAGTCCATGTTGGAGGAATTGCAGTGCCAGATTTTTCCATTGTGTTTTGTCATATTCTCTGCCCGTGCCATAGGAGGAGAGTTGGTCGTGCCGGTTCTTAACAACCTTCTTTACTTTTGAACCGCGTAATACATTGATAATATGCTCTACACCGAAAATTTGCTTTGTTTCGACAACAGAAGAGAGGAATTTGCGAGCCGGATCCGTCAGGTCAACTCGCTCCATTTCCGCCTGGAGACAGTTATCACACATTCCACAATTTTGTTCTTCGTAATGCTCTCCGAAGTAAGCTAATAATCCTTTGCGGCGACACGCTGCAGAAGTCGCCCAATCAACAAGCGTCTGTAATCGTTTTAAAGCTCCTTCTCGCTCAGATGGCGCACCTTGATCT
This window contains:
- a CDS encoding gamma-glutamyltransferase, giving the protein MVDYGATSFEAVSGPRMHVQTHEPVSVTRALPDDIVNGLIEMGHEITSVNSLGGGIHCAEFLKAEGTVRAGGNTWSAGSDP
- a CDS encoding gamma-glutamyltransferase, which gives rise to MTEGQEVTSTTGAVAAGPPEAARVGARILEQGGNAFDAAVATSMACCMLQPQSTGVGGYVLCAVILEGATGQVWSIDANSISPKAAHEHMYTILPTRTPGGINEKEYNCSVKDNANVHGPLAIGPPGMMAGMGTIWEKWGKLKWSDVVAPSLKLLEDGFLFGSTAGAIKNLQAVIRRFEATEKHLMPEGRVPTADDIWHRRDMEKTLARVSEAGWQDFYTGEIGNKIVDHVQATGGILTMEDMAAFKPGVTEPYTTTYREASVHGAILPNGGLSSLQLLNMWECFDPLPEDTVEYWHRFAELLKLVWRDRLLHLADPNHVDVPIERLLSKDYAAGRVETLRQFPNAVDQLVPPPMGDSNDGTLHVSSADAEGNVAAVTISQGGAFGSLVTVPDTGIILGHGMCRLDPRPGRKNSVASLKRPLNNTVPLIIQLPDRDVATGMPGGRRIISAYHLCERACGPKNRRLRRNILRGCQWSKDACTNPRAGKCDPCLAR